In one Bactrocera tryoni isolate S06 chromosome 5, CSIRO_BtryS06_freeze2, whole genome shotgun sequence genomic region, the following are encoded:
- the LOC120779037 gene encoding basic helix-loop-helix neural transcription factor TAP gives MSSCYSGFDDRSFEFEDSSDDSGYEKSFETDCKVTPRKLCFDASVDFYAASESAMPSGCYNTSGVGPLLERSSFPALLDASSNHSTRSGRTLVEHVISKAPPTESEFAPKLTSTPTKNAAGAGSSDQPTEPRPKRKYAVGKNRVTRSRSPTQVVRIKKFRRMKANDRERNRMHTLNDALERLRVTLPSLPEETKLTKIEILRFAHNYIFALEQVLESGGTINLDLEKLQNFTLSGERITKELFDAIFVNPQPYTSIYSMGCGLSGRVPYGLQEQMAATHPYLEQQHLLQRGRPPQGYAYGSDMRPYNVQHESHKPLGERLAEHPHFSQEKYELYKSTFEAAANIQPTSAAMYTGGMCAQGERNRSDITATGFTTQPTYTQLSTSSNCYIAEDESTTIATSPPMARQGRENAQPSMLHHTSSFYTQTPPWRDYNEQMLNTSHSSFEQYSHV, from the coding sequence ATGTCTTCGTGCTATAGTGGTTTCGACGATCGCTCATTCGAGTTTGAAGATTCCTCTGACGACAGCGGTTATGAGAAAAGTTTCGAAACCGACTGCAAAGTTACGCCGCGTAAGCTCTGCTTCGATGCCAGCGTTGATTTCTATGCGGCCTCCGAGTCAGCCATGCCTTCTGGTTGCTACAATACTAGCGGTGTTGGCCCACTGTTGGAGCGCTCTTCATTTCCCGCACTGCTCGATGCCAGCAGCAATCATAGTACGCGCAGTGGACGCACACTCGTAGAGCATGTAATCAGCAAAGCGCCACCGACAGAATCAGAGTTCGCGCCCAAGCTAACATCAACGCCCACGAAGAATGCCGCCGGCGCTGGAAGTAGTGATCAACCGACTGAACCGCGTCCCAAGCGCAAATATGCCGTCGGCAAGAATCGTGTAACGCGTTCGCGGAGCCCCACCCAAGTGGTACGCATCAAAAAGTTTCGCCGCATGAAAGCAAACGATCGGGAACGAAATCGCATGCATACTTTGAACGATGCCTTGGAGCGACTGCGCGTCACGCTACCGTCACTGCCAGAGGAGACGAAACTAACGAAAATCGAGATCTTACGGTTTGCGCATAATTACATATTTGCGCTCGAACAGGTGCTGGAGAGTGGTGGCACCATCAATCTCGATCTGGAGAAGCTGCAGAATTTCACACTAAGCGGAGAACGCATCACCAAAGAGCTGTTTGATGCCATTTTCGTTAACCCACAACCCTACACGAGTATCTACAGCATGGGCTGTGGGCTCAGCGGACGTGTGCCGTATGGCCTGCAGGAACAAATGGCGGCAACACACCCCTACTTGGAACAACAGCATCTGCTGCAACGCGGTCGCCCCCCACAGGGCTACGCATATGGTAGTGACATGCGTCCCTACAATGTGCAACACGAATCACATAAGCCGTTGGGCGAGCGCTTGGCGGAGCATCCACATTTTTCTCAGGAGAAATACGAGCTGTACAAAAGCACCTTCGAGGCAGCAGCCAACATACAACCCACCTCAGCTGCAATGTACACGGGCGGTATGTGCGCGCAAGGAGAACGAAATAGGTCGGACATCACTGCAACCGGATTCACAACACAGCCAACATACACCCAACTGTCGACGAGCAGCAACTGTTATATCGCCGAGGATGAGTCGACGACGATTGCAACATCACCACCCATGGCGAGGCAAGGGCGGGAGAACGCGCAGCCGTCAATGTTGCACCACACCAGCAGTTTCTACACTCAAACGCCACCTTGGAGGGATTACAACGAGCAGATGCTGAACACCAGCCATAGTAGCTTCGAACAGTACTCCCACGTATAG